A stretch of Triticum aestivum cultivar Chinese Spring chromosome 1D, IWGSC CS RefSeq v2.1, whole genome shotgun sequence DNA encodes these proteins:
- the LOC123180287 gene encoding prolycopene isomerase, chloroplastic, producing MPLLLSPLTARCLHRSPHLPAPVAHRPSRPRPLGGEARGGGRGRVAVVSERQAAAVEKSPGGEGSDGERYDAIVVGSGIGGLVAATQLAAKGARVLVLEKYIIPGGSSGYYRRDGFTFDVGSSVMFGFSDKGNLNLITQALEAVGCKMEVIPDPSTVHFHLPGALSVLVHREYNDFIEELVSKFPHEKEGILKFYGTCWKIFNSLNSLELKSLEEPLYLFGQFFKKPLECLTLAYYLPQNAGDIARKFIKDQQLLSFIDAECFIVSTVNALKTPMINASMVLCDRHFGGINYPVGGVGGIAVSLANGLVEKGSAIRYKANVTNVILENGKAVGVRLSNGKELFARTVISNATRWDTFGKLVKAEELPEEEKNFQKNYVKAPSFLSIHLGVKASVLPAGTDCHHFVLEDDWSNLEKPYGSIFLSIPTVLDPSLAPEGHHILHIFTTAGIEDWEGLPRKDYEQKKELVANEIIRRLENKLFPGLQDSIVLKEVGSPKTHRRFLARNDGTYGPMPRGKPKGLLAMPFNTTSIDGLYCVGDSCFPGQGVIAVAFSGVMCAHRVAADIDLEQRSPILDTGLLGVLRWLRTLA from the exons AtgccgctcctcctctcgcccctcacGGCGCGGTGCCTCCACCGCTCCCCGCACCTCCCCGCGCCCGTCGCGCACCGCCCCTCCCGCCCCCGTCCCCTCGGCGGCGAGGCCCGCGGAGGCGGCAGGGGGAGGGTGGCGGTGGTGTCggagaggcaggcggcggcggtggagaagtCCCCCGGAGGAGAGGGAAGCGACGGGGAGCGATACGACGCGATAGTGGTCGGGTCCGGGATCGGGGGCCTGGTGGCGGCCACGCAGCTGGCCGCGAAAGGGGCCCGGGTGCTGGTCCTCGAGAAGTACATCATCCCCGGGGGCAGCTCCGGGTACTACCGCCGCGACGGGTTCACCTTCGACGTCGGCTCCTCCGTCATGTTCGGGTTCTCCGACAAG GGAAACTTAAATTTGATAACGCAAGCACTAGAAGCTGTTGGATGTAAGATGGAAGTCATACCAGACCCTTCTACGGTTCATTTCCATCTACCTGGTGCTCTCTCTGTTCTTGTGCATAGGGAGTATAATGACTTCATCGAAGAGCTGGTTAGCAAATTCCCGCATGAAAAAGAAGGAATCCTAAAATTCTATGGTACATGTTGGAAG ATCTTCAATTCATTAAATTCTTTGGAACTAAAGTCCTTGGAAGAACCTCTATACCTATTCGGGCAATTTTTTAAGAAGCCTTTGGAATGCTTGACTCTCG CATACTATCTGCCACAGAATGCGGGGGATATTGCTCGCAAGTTCATAAAAGATCAGCAGTTGCTATCCTTCATAGATGCTGAG TGTTTTATTGTGAGCACAGTCAATGCCTTGAAAACACCCATGATCAATGCGAGCATG GTATTGTGCGATAGGCACTTTGGAGGAATTAATTATCCAGTTGGTGGTGTTGGTGGTATTGCGGTGTCTTTGGCAAATGGCCTTGTTGAAAAGGGCAGTGCAATACGTTACAAGGCGAATGTGACCAATGTTATTCTTGAAAATGGGAAAGCT GTTGGAGTGAGGTTGTCAAATGGGAAGGAGTTATTCGCTAGAACAGTAATATCAAATGCCACAAGATGGGACACATTTG GAAAACTCGTGAAGGCTGAAGAGCTTCCAGAAGAGGAGAAAAACTTTCAGAAGAACTATGTTAAAGCGCCATCTTTTCTATCCATTCATCTGGGTGTCAAAGCCTCAGTTTTACCTGCTGGTACTGATTGCCACCATTTTGTACTGGAG GATGACTGGTCGAACTTGGAAAAGCCTTATGGAAGCATATTTTTAAGTATCCCTACAGTTCTTGATCCATCCTTGGCTCCTGAAGGACATCACATACTTCATATATTTACAACTGCAGGTATAGAAGATTGGGAG GGTCTACCTAGGAAGGATTATGAGCAGAAAAAGGAGCTTGTGGCAAATGAGATCATACGAAGACTTGAAAATAAGTTGTTTCCTGGTCTTCAAGACTCAATAGTCCTCAAGGAG GTAGGATCCCCAAAAACTCACCGCAGATTTCTTGCCCGAAATGATGGTACATATGGACCCATGCCACGGGGTAAACCCAAGGGTTTGCTGGCAATGCCTTTCAATACCACT TCAATAGATGGACTTTACTGTGTGGGCGACAGCTGTTTTCCTGGGCAAGGAGTGATTGCTGTGGCATTTTCAGGGGTCATGTGTGCTCATCGTGTTGCAGCAGACATAG ATCTTGAACAAAGGTCTCCTATTCTAGACACGGGCCTTCTCGGTGTCctcagatggttgagaacactcGCATAA
- the LOC123180288 gene encoding metal tolerance protein 1: MDSHNSTSPHVPEVTMDISSASGAAGNKACRGAACDFSDASNTSKDSKERSASMKKLLIAVILCVIFMAVEVVGGIKANSLAILTDAAHLLSDVAAFAISLFSLWAAGWEATPQQSYGFFRIEILGALVSIQLIWLLAGILVYEAIMRLINESGEVQGSLMFAVSAFGLFVNIIMAVLLGHDHGHGGHGHSHGHGHGHSHDHDHGNSEDDHSHHGDHEQGHVHHHEHSHGTSITVTTNHHSHSSTGQHQDVEQPLLKHDGDCESAQPGAKPAKKPRRNINVHSAYLHVIGDSIQSIGVMIGGALIWYKPEWKIIDLICTLIFSVIVLFTTIKMIRNILEVLMESTPREIDATRLESGLREMEGVIAVHELHIWAITVGKVLLACHVTITQDADADKMLDKVIGYIKAEYNISHVTIQIERE; the protein is encoded by the coding sequence ATGGACAGCCATAATTCTACGTCGCCCCATGTTCCTGAAGTAACCATGGACATCTCATCCGCTTCTGGAGCAGCTGGGAACAAAGCTTGCAGAGGTGCTGCTTGCGACTTCTCTGACGCCAGTAACACCTCGAAAGATTCAAAGGAGAGGTCTGCATCCATGAAGAAGCTCCTAATTGCTGTGATCCTTTGTGTTATATTCATGGCGGTTGAAGTGGTTGGAGGCATCAAAGCAAACAGTCTTGCAATCTTGACTGATGCTGCCCATCTCCTTTCGGATGTTGCAGCCTTTGCCATATCTTTGTTCTCCCTATGGGCAGCTGGTTGGGAAGCGACACCTCAGCAGTCATATGGATTTTTCCGCATAGAGATTCTTGGGGCACTGGTTTCCATTCAGCTTATATGGCTCCTCGCTGGCATACTTGTCTACGAAGCTATTATGAGGCTCATTAATGAAAGCGGCGAGGTACAGGGCTCCCTCATGTTTGCTGTATCAGCTTTTGGTTTGTTTGTTAACATCATAATGGCAGTGTTGCTTGGTCATGACCATGGGCACGGTGGACATGGACACAGCCATGGTCATGGCCATGGACATTCACATGACCACGATCATGGTAACTCAGAGGATGACCATTCCCATCATGGAGATCATGAGCAGGGGCATGTACATCACCATGAGCACAGCCATGGTACTTCTATTACCGTTACAACTAATCACCACTCTCATTCGAGCACTGGACAACATCAGGATGTTGAGCAACCATTGCTTAAACATGATGGTGATTGTGAGAGTGCCCAGCCTGGAGCCAAGCCTGCTAAGAAGCCTCGCCGCAACATCAATGTTCACAGTGCCTATCTGCATGTAATTGGGGACTCCATCCAGAGCATCGGCGTAATGATTGGAGGGGCTCTCATCTGGTACAAGCCCGAATGGAAGATTATTGATCTCATATGCACCCTCATCTTCTCTGTGATTGTACTGTTCACCACAATCAAGATGATTCGGAACATACTTGAGGTCCTTATGGAGAGCACGCCCCGCGAGATCGACGCCACCAGGCTTGAAAGTGGTCTCCGTGAGATGGAAGGTGTGATTGCTGTCCATGAGCTGCACATCTGGGCTATCACAGTGGGGAAGGTGCTCTTGGCATGCCATGTGACGATCACGCAGGATGCTGATGCTGATAAAATGCTTGACAAGGTCATTGGGTACATCAAGGCAGAGTACAACATCAGTCATGTGACCATTCAGATTGAGCGAGAGTAA